Genomic DNA from Echeneis naucrates chromosome 14, fEcheNa1.1, whole genome shotgun sequence:
ATTTCCAAGCAGAACATTGTCCGTAGCATCACACTGACTCCACCGGGTTGTGTTCTTCCCATAGTACAACCTGGCGCCATGTGTTCCCAGGTAAGCgacgcacacacacctggccATCCACGTGATAATCTCGATAATCTGATGAATAACgaactgtgtctgtgtctgtctgccacCTTTCTAACAGAACCAGCGTTAACTTAGTAAATAGTAGTAACTCTTGTACTTATCAGGCTCGTtctgcatgcattttttttttgtaaaaaaaacaaaacgaattTCCTTCTTTGTATGCACATACTTAGccaataaaactgattttgaaaTCCAACAAAGGTTCATGCAATTGTGATAGAAACTGTAGATGGATTCAATTCAtaatgttctttctttttctttttccagttgGTGAAGACAGCTGACCTGGATCCCAGGCAAAACTATATCTTTGGCTTCCATCCTCACGGTGTGCTGGTGGCTGGAGCTTTTACTAACTTCTGCACCTATGCCACGGGCTTCAGACAGCTGTTCCCTGGCCTCACCACTTACCTGCTCCTGCTGCCCCTTTGGTTCAGAGCCCCATTCTTCAGAGATTACATCATGTGTGCAGGTTTGCGCCAGAGATATTTCAATCATAGTTCATCAGATTCAACTGTCTCCTCCATTCAGACCCATGAAAAGTTTTTGGACTTTTCATTAGTCATCGtatatcattttaataatttcctaTCTTCTGCTGGAACACTCCAGGTCTGATCCCTTCATCCAAAGAGAGTGCTAGCTACCCACTCTGCCAACGGGGTGGCGGTAACGCTGTTGTAATAGCTGTTGGGGGAGCCCCAGAGGCCCTGGATGCTCACCCTGGGACCTACAATGTTATGTTGGCCAAGAAGAAAGGCTTCATCAAAATGGCCATGGAGCATGGGTAAGATCTGAGAGCCCTGGGGGATGGCGAAATGTTAATCTATTCATTTTAGGTGTCTTGAGTCTGTAGCGTGGCTTGTGAAACAAAGACTCATTCAAGCTCCTCACATGGAATTTCCTGGGAAAGCACAAACTCTGTTATGACATCAATTCAGAAACATGCAACACAAGGACTTtagatgaaaacaaatcaaacaacatTGTcgcaaaaaatatttttagagcTCATCTGGTGCCAGTGTTCTCATTTGGAGAGAATGAGGTGTTTGATCAAGTGAAAAACACAAGAGGTACGTGGCTTCGATGGACTCAGGAACGGCTCCAAAACATCATGGGAGTCTCCCTGCCCCTCTTCCACGCACGTGGCATCTTTCAGTACTCCTTCGGTCTCATGCCCTATAGAAAACCCATCAACACAGTAGGTGAGTGGATATCagcaacagcacacacagcaggttttACTGTGGCTTTTGTTTAATCAAACATAATCAGCAATCGGTACAGTcatatgtgatatatatatgAAACATGGGATGTCTGATGCAACAACCTGAGCTACACTGTCATTGTATCTCTGCTCATGTATTTCCCAACCAGCTATCGATTTAGTTTGGAAGCATCTCATGTTACTAAGTTGGCAAACAGAGCTTCATTGAACGTGAGCAAAATTAGTCTGATAAAGAGCAGGTCAGTGGCAGTCAGTTAGTCAGTGCAATAGATAGAGGCAGAGATGTGGCTCCGTCTGTGTGACCACATTTAGCAACAGTCACTGATACTCACCATGGCCTTCTGTAGCAGGCTGGCATGCAGCCCTAATGTAAATCACTCCCCCTGTTTTTCTCATACAAAAATTTGACTTTGAACAGCATCATACTGCCAAAATTGCAAATCATAAAGTACACTGACTCTGAGTGTGTTGTCCTCCTGGTCCTTTTCACCTCTGTGCAGTTGGAAGGCCAATTAGGGTGGACAGGAATGAGAAGCCAACAGCTGAAGAAC
This window encodes:
- the mogat2 gene encoding 2-acylglycerol O-acyltransferase 2 produces the protein MKVKFAPLDVPVHRRLQTAAVLQWVFSFLGLAPSCIFLFFYLLFTRFWLISVLYAVWWFFDYDTPLRGGRRVPFMCGSKLWDYMRDYFPIKLVKTADLDPRQNYIFGFHPHGVLVAGAFTNFCTYATGFRQLFPGLTTYLLLLPLWFRAPFFRDYIMCAGLIPSSKESASYPLCQRGGGNAVVIAVGGAPEALDAHPGTYNVMLAKKKGFIKMAMEHGAHLVPVFSFGENEVFDQVKNTRGTWLRWTQERLQNIMGVSLPLFHARGIFQYSFGLMPYRKPINTVVGRPIRVDRNEKPTAEELDALHQLYMDELSNLFEEHKENYGVDKDKHLIFV